The proteins below come from a single Planctomycetaceae bacterium genomic window:
- a CDS encoding ATP-binding cassette domain-containing protein, whose amino-acid sequence MIHTPAIEVRNLWQAHGVRWILKDLSFSVQRGEIAVLTGINGVGKTTLCFR is encoded by the coding sequence GTGATACATACCCCCGCAATCGAAGTTCGAAACCTGTGGCAGGCGCACGGAGTTCGATGGATCCTGAAAGATCTGTCGTTCAGCGTCCAGCGAGGTGAGATCGCCGTTCTGACCGGCATCAACGGAGTCGGCAAGACAACGCTGTGTTTTCGTTGA
- a CDS encoding TGS domain-containing protein — protein MPANLTPQYHRAERELRQAQTAVEQLQCLQRMLQLLPKHKGTDKLHAELKARISDTRRAVEVEANAARSRTELRIPRQGAGRIVIVGAPNCGKSRLVKELTGADPEVADFPFTTRTPMPAMMDVDGVQVQLVDTPPIVPGQLSPPMLNLVRTSDAAALLFDGSSDDAVSQTVDVVQQLRNRKTCMSRHGGFNQHGVGDVAVPTLLVVTHANAPDAGLRLELLRECRELDLPDISVDFENPSAGQPLKSELFALLGLIRVFTKRPGEQPERNDPLTIPDGGTVEDLALRIHEDLAAGVRFAKVWGLSGHDGQVVGREYVLSDGDVVELHS, from the coding sequence ATGCCCGCGAACCTGACGCCGCAATACCACAGGGCTGAACGAGAACTCCGTCAGGCACAGACGGCTGTCGAACAGTTGCAGTGTCTTCAGCGAATGCTGCAGCTGCTTCCCAAACACAAGGGAACCGACAAACTGCACGCGGAGCTGAAGGCTCGCATCAGTGACACGCGGCGCGCCGTCGAAGTGGAGGCGAACGCGGCCAGGTCGCGCACGGAGTTGCGAATTCCCCGACAGGGAGCCGGCAGAATCGTCATTGTGGGAGCACCGAATTGCGGGAAGAGTCGTCTTGTGAAGGAACTGACCGGTGCGGACCCCGAGGTTGCCGATTTCCCCTTCACGACTCGCACACCGATGCCGGCGATGATGGATGTCGACGGCGTTCAGGTACAGCTCGTCGATACACCGCCGATTGTGCCCGGTCAGCTGAGTCCGCCGATGCTGAACCTGGTGCGAACCTCCGACGCGGCTGCATTGCTGTTCGATGGTTCGTCCGACGACGCTGTGAGCCAGACGGTCGATGTCGTACAGCAACTGCGGAATCGCAAGACATGCATGTCACGGCATGGCGGATTCAACCAGCATGGCGTCGGCGACGTGGCCGTGCCGACGCTGCTTGTGGTGACTCATGCGAACGCCCCGGACGCGGGACTGCGGCTTGAACTGCTGCGCGAATGCCGCGAGTTGGACCTGCCGGACATTTCCGTCGACTTTGAAAATCCGTCGGCGGGACAGCCGTTGAAGTCAGAGTTGTTCGCGCTGCTGGGGCTGATTCGCGTTTTTACGAAACGGCCTGGTGAACAACCCGAACGGAATGATCCGCTGACCATCCCGGATGGCGGTACCGTCGAAGATCTGGCACTGCGGATTCATGAAGATCTGGCCGCCGGCGTTCGGTTCGCCAAAGTCTGGGGACTGTCCGGCCATGACGGTCAGGTCGTCGGCCGTGAATACGTGCTTAGCGACGGAGATGTGGTTGAGCTACACTCGTAG
- a CDS encoding rhomboid family intramembrane serine protease — protein MSYTRSTDSLTEVRNSKSRFMRELTSFSNKVHAERLAGFLATKSIHTRLDDEDDQWVLWIVNDDDRTAAEAELSAFLGNPDDPRYVEAAGKNRELEREAVQKRRRIRRREIDLTRRWSGSWWHAYPATYILIGICVAVAVVCTDFRQQQFGGFGPALCNNEDSTLLEALYVTSSTSFVGPDGRAYIGYPRHVYHDVLKGEFWRPITPIFLHFGVLHLLFNMMWLRSLGSCVEFVRGTRRFLTLVVTIAVISNVAQFYVSGPHFGGMSGVVFGLIGYVWMKGRVQPELGLGLSHQTIVYAFLWLFLCMSGSFGPIANTAHVGGLIVGVLIGARKAIWRRIRGR, from the coding sequence TTGAGCTACACTCGTAGCACCGATTCACTCACCGAAGTCCGCAATTCAAAGTCGAGGTTCATGCGGGAACTGACTTCCTTTTCCAACAAAGTTCACGCTGAGCGGCTTGCCGGATTCCTGGCCACGAAGTCGATCCACACGCGGCTGGATGACGAAGATGACCAGTGGGTCCTGTGGATTGTCAATGACGACGACCGGACCGCTGCGGAAGCCGAATTGTCGGCGTTTCTCGGCAACCCTGACGATCCCCGATACGTCGAAGCCGCCGGCAAGAACCGCGAGCTCGAACGCGAAGCCGTTCAGAAGCGCCGTCGGATCAGACGGCGCGAAATCGACCTGACCAGGCGCTGGAGCGGCTCGTGGTGGCACGCCTATCCGGCCACGTACATTCTGATCGGAATCTGCGTGGCCGTCGCAGTCGTGTGTACTGATTTTCGCCAGCAGCAATTCGGCGGATTCGGGCCGGCACTGTGCAACAATGAAGATTCAACGCTGCTGGAAGCGCTCTACGTCACGTCGTCGACTTCATTTGTCGGGCCGGACGGAAGGGCCTATATCGGCTATCCGCGACATGTTTATCACGATGTGCTGAAGGGAGAATTCTGGCGGCCGATCACACCAATCTTCCTGCACTTCGGAGTCCTGCACCTGTTGTTCAACATGATGTGGCTCCGCAGCCTCGGCAGCTGTGTGGAATTCGTTCGCGGCACCAGGCGGTTCTTGACGCTGGTGGTCACCATCGCTGTGATATCGAATGTTGCTCAGTTCTATGTGTCAGGTCCGCATTTTGGCGGCATGTCCGGTGTCGTATTCGGGTTGATCGGTTATGTCTGGATGAAAGGTCGAGTCCAGCCGGAACTCGGACTGGGGCTCAGTCACCAGACGATCGTCTACGCGTTCCTTTGGCTCTTCCTTTGCATGAGCGGCAGCTTCGGACCAATTGCCAACACTGCACACGTGGGTGGTCTGATCGTCGGAGTGCTGATCGGTGCACGGAAGGCGATCTGGCGCAGGATCCGCGGACGATAA